One genomic window of Vibrio ziniensis includes the following:
- a CDS encoding glycosyltransferase family 4 protein, which yields MKICHVNLASGYHGGENQTLALIRQHKAMGYQLTVVANPKSPFAQAIRQLGGCKLVLAKHYLRAHSKSITANCDVIHVHEGRAIYWALIQHKLYGVPYIVTRRIDNTLKKKWLANQAYSHASALIGLSGEIVARIKDAYPQLTIHKIPSSPVAYPVDEAQVAAIREQFSDKFLIIHAANMLEHKGFDVTIKAARELATRLPHVHFALLGDGKERPSLEQQASDLTNVSFMGKQSNMGCWFKAADLMVHPSYSEGLGSVILEGLHAGLTVVASRTGGIPDIVEDGVSGMLVPPGDGVALANAIAEMVENTQRREQLVAGAQHKLKDFYIEHTAMLYQEIYQQVSAHHGE from the coding sequence ATGAAAATCTGTCATGTGAATCTCGCATCTGGCTATCACGGTGGCGAAAACCAGACATTGGCTCTGATCCGTCAACATAAGGCGATGGGTTATCAACTGACAGTTGTGGCCAATCCCAAAAGCCCATTTGCACAAGCAATACGACAACTTGGCGGCTGCAAGCTGGTTCTCGCCAAACATTATTTGCGAGCGCACAGTAAGTCTATTACCGCCAATTGCGATGTCATTCATGTGCATGAAGGACGCGCGATTTACTGGGCTCTGATCCAGCACAAACTTTACGGTGTGCCTTATATAGTGACGCGTCGTATTGATAACACGCTAAAGAAAAAATGGTTGGCAAATCAAGCCTATTCTCATGCTAGCGCGCTGATTGGCCTTAGTGGTGAGATCGTTGCTCGTATCAAAGACGCTTACCCACAGCTAACGATCCATAAAATCCCGAGTTCTCCCGTTGCCTATCCGGTTGATGAAGCACAAGTCGCCGCTATTCGCGAACAGTTTTCTGATAAGTTCCTTATCATTCATGCGGCAAACATGCTTGAACACAAAGGTTTCGATGTCACCATTAAAGCTGCACGTGAGTTGGCAACTCGTCTACCGCATGTTCACTTCGCTTTACTCGGTGACGGCAAAGAGCGCCCATCGCTGGAACAACAGGCTAGCGATCTCACTAACGTTTCCTTTATGGGTAAACAAAGCAACATGGGCTGTTGGTTTAAGGCTGCAGATTTAATGGTACACCCATCCTATAGTGAAGGACTGGGTTCAGTGATCTTAGAAGGATTGCATGCCGGTTTAACCGTTGTCGCCAGCCGTACTGGTGGCATTCCTGATATTGTCGAAGATGGCGTTTCGGGCATGTTAGTTCCACCCGGTGATGGTGTCGCGCTCGCCAACGCCATTGCGGAAATGGTAGAAAATACTCAGCGTCGAGAACAATTAGTCGCCGGCGCACAGCATAAACTGAAAGATTTCTATATCGAGCATACGGCCATGCTCTATCAAGAGATTTACCAACAGGTTTCAGCACATCATGGCGAATAA
- the mutM gene encoding bifunctional DNA-formamidopyrimidine glycosylase/DNA-(apurinic or apyrimidinic site) lyase, with protein sequence MPELPEVEVSRMGISPHLVGQTVQSIVFRTPKLRWDIPADLKLMEGLVIRSISRRAKYLLIETEKGTAIVHLGMSGSLRVLDGFIAAGKHDHVDLTLSNGKVLRYNDPRRFGAWLWSPVGESHTVLANIGPEPLTDAFTADYMLEKAKSKRIAVKQFIMENKIVVGVGNIYASESLFAAKIHPLRPANSLKLDEWQSLVTEIKSVLKTAIAQGGTTLKDFAQVDGKPGYFAQELQVYGKAKQPCPACGEAITDLKIGQRNTFFCSLCQK encoded by the coding sequence ATGCCAGAGTTACCAGAAGTTGAAGTGAGCCGTATGGGCATTTCTCCTCATCTAGTGGGACAGACAGTACAGTCAATCGTGTTTCGTACACCGAAACTGCGTTGGGATATTCCGGCAGATCTCAAGTTGATGGAAGGGCTCGTAATACGCTCTATCTCTCGACGAGCCAAATACTTATTGATTGAAACAGAGAAAGGAACGGCAATCGTACACTTGGGTATGTCTGGATCACTGCGAGTGCTGGATGGTTTTATTGCCGCAGGTAAACACGATCACGTTGATCTGACTCTGAGTAATGGTAAGGTTTTACGCTATAACGATCCTCGCCGCTTTGGCGCTTGGCTTTGGTCTCCTGTTGGGGAATCTCACACCGTATTAGCCAATATTGGCCCTGAACCGTTAACAGACGCATTTACTGCGGATTACATGCTAGAGAAAGCGAAAAGTAAGCGTATCGCCGTTAAGCAGTTCATTATGGAAAACAAAATTGTGGTAGGAGTGGGGAACATCTACGCCAGTGAGTCGCTATTTGCCGCGAAAATCCATCCACTACGCCCTGCGAACTCACTTAAACTGGATGAGTGGCAAAGCTTGGTAACAGAAATAAAAAGCGTATTAAAAACCGCCATCGCACAAGGTGGAACTACGCTGAAGGATTTCGCTCAAGTCGATGGTAAACCCGGGTATTTTGCTCAAGAGTTGCAAGTGTATGGCAAAGCTAAACAGCCTTGCCCAGCCTGTGGCGAAGCGATTACTGATCTAAAAATAGGGCAGAGAAATACCTTTTTTTGTTCTCTCTGCCAAAAGTAG
- the pyrE gene encoding orotate phosphoribosyltransferase, which yields MKAYQREFIEFALEKQVLKFGEFTLKSGRKSPYFFNAGLFNTGRDLARLGRFYAAALVDSGIDYDVLFGPAYKGIPIATTTAVALADHHDVDTPYCFNRKEAKDHGEGGNLVGSPLVGRIMLVDDVITAGTAIRESMEIIKANGADLAGVLVAIDRQEKGKGELSAIQEVERDFGCAVVSIVSLTDLVTYLEEKGTNNEHLDAVKAYRAEYGIGA from the coding sequence ATGAAAGCATACCAGCGTGAATTTATAGAGTTTGCCCTTGAGAAACAGGTGCTGAAATTTGGTGAGTTTACTTTGAAATCAGGCCGTAAGAGCCCATATTTTTTTAATGCTGGTCTGTTTAATACTGGTCGTGATTTGGCGCGTCTGGGCCGTTTCTATGCGGCTGCTCTAGTGGATTCTGGTATTGATTACGATGTGTTGTTTGGTCCTGCATACAAAGGTATTCCAATCGCAACTACTACGGCTGTTGCTTTAGCGGATCACCATGATGTGGATACACCATACTGTTTTAACCGTAAAGAAGCGAAAGACCACGGTGAAGGCGGCAACTTGGTTGGTAGCCCACTGGTAGGTCGTATTATGCTAGTGGATGACGTAATCACTGCCGGTACTGCGATTCGTGAATCAATGGAAATCATCAAGGCGAACGGTGCTGACTTAGCGGGCGTATTGGTAGCGATTGACCGTCAAGAGAAAGGTAAAGGCGAGCTGTCTGCAATCCAAGAAGTTGAACGTGACTTCGGTTGCGCGGTGGTATCAATCGTGAGCTTGACTGATCTTGTGACTTATCTTGAAGAGAAAGGCACGAACAACGAGCATTTAGATGCCGTGAAAGCTTATCGCGCAGAGTATGGTATTGGCGCTTAA
- the slmA gene encoding nucleoid occlusion factor SlmA: MAGNKKTNRREEILQALAEMLESNEGASRITTAKLAAQVGVSEAALYRHFPSKARMFEGLIEFIEESLMSRINRIIDEEKDTLNRIRLVMQLILAFSERNPGLTRILSGHALMFENERLRDRINQLFERIETSLRQILRERKIREGKSFPVDEKTLAAQLLGQVEGSLNRFVRSDFKYLPTANFDEYWALLSAQID, from the coding sequence ATGGCCGGCAATAAAAAAACCAATCGCCGCGAAGAAATTCTCCAAGCTCTTGCTGAAATGCTTGAGTCAAACGAAGGTGCCTCTCGCATCACTACCGCCAAACTTGCCGCTCAAGTCGGCGTTTCTGAGGCGGCGTTATATCGCCACTTCCCAAGTAAGGCGCGTATGTTCGAGGGTCTTATCGAATTTATCGAAGAATCATTAATGTCACGCATTAACCGTATCATTGATGAAGAGAAAGACACGCTTAATCGTATTCGATTAGTGATGCAGCTTATCCTTGCATTCTCAGAACGTAACCCTGGCTTGACAAGAATCTTGTCTGGTCATGCTTTAATGTTTGAAAACGAACGTCTACGTGACAGAATTAATCAACTGTTTGAACGGATTGAAACGTCCCTACGCCAAATTCTGCGTGAACGTAAGATCCGTGAAGGAAAATCATTCCCCGTTGACGAGAAAACATTAGCCGCCCAGCTATTAGGCCAAGTTGAAGGCAGTTTGAACCGTTTTGTTCGTTCAGACTTTAAGTACTTACCAACGGCAAACTTCGACGAGTATTGGGCATTACTCAGTGCGCAAATTGATTAA
- the coaD gene encoding pantetheine-phosphate adenylyltransferase — translation MANKVIYPGTFDPLTNGHLDIIQRAASMFDEVIIAVAASPSKNTMFTLEERVELVKQATQQFANVSTKGFSGLLVDFARDEKANILIRGLRTTVDFEYEFGLTTMYRRLLPGLESIFLTPAEEYAFLSSTIVREVAIHGGNIDAFVPQVVHQAINAKMAQK, via the coding sequence ATGGCGAATAAAGTAATCTATCCCGGCACGTTTGATCCATTAACCAATGGGCATCTGGATATTATTCAGCGCGCTGCCAGTATGTTCGATGAAGTGATCATTGCGGTGGCCGCCAGTCCTTCTAAGAACACCATGTTCACTCTCGAAGAACGAGTGGAACTGGTAAAACAAGCGACACAGCAGTTTGCTAATGTCTCCACCAAAGGCTTTAGCGGTTTATTGGTTGATTTTGCTCGCGATGAAAAAGCCAATATTTTAATTAGAGGCTTGCGGACTACCGTCGACTTCGAATATGAGTTCGGCTTAACCACTATGTATCGCCGTCTGCTTCCTGGGTTAGAAAGCATATTTTTAACTCCGGCCGAAGAGTATGCGTTCTTGTCTTCAACCATAGTTCGCGAAGTGGCGATCCATGGCGGAAATATTGACGCGTTTGTACCTCAAGTCGTTCATCAAGCCATCAACGCTAAAATGGCTCAAAAATAA
- a CDS encoding helix-turn-helix domain-containing protein, with protein sequence MSGLQSLKNKSLENTEVKAEYDSLEAEFKLISTLLAMRASAGLTQLQVAERMGTRESNISRLEQGTGNPTIKTLMKYAQACGCELSLSFTHA encoded by the coding sequence ATGAGTGGATTACAATCTCTAAAAAATAAATCATTAGAGAATACTGAAGTAAAAGCTGAATATGACTCTTTAGAAGCTGAGTTTAAACTTATCAGCACTCTACTTGCTATGCGCGCATCTGCTGGCCTTACACAGTTACAAGTTGCTGAGCGGATGGGCACTAGAGAATCGAATATCTCCAGATTAGAGCAAGGAACCGGAAACCCGACCATAAAAACTTTGATGAAGTATGCACAAGCATGTGGTTGCGAACTTAGTCTTAGCTTTACACATGCCTAA
- the rpmG gene encoding 50S ribosomal protein L33, whose protein sequence is MAKGIREKIRLVSSAGTGHFYTTDKNKRNMPGKFEIKKFDPVVRQHVMYKEAKIK, encoded by the coding sequence ATGGCTAAAGGCATTCGTGAGAAAATTCGTCTAGTATCATCTGCTGGTACTGGTCACTTCTACACTACTGACAAAAACAAGCGCAACATGCCAGGCAAATTTGAGATCAAAAAGTTTGATCCAGTAGTTCGCCAGCACGTTATGTACAAAGAAGCTAAAATCAAGTAA
- the lpxL gene encoding LpxL/LpxP family Kdo(2)-lipid IV(A) lauroyl/palmitoleoyl acyltransferase, which produces MKQATQDKFIKPQFTLSLLHPKYWSVWLGFGSLAFVVNVLPYSLLFRIGRGLGLLGMRFGKSRAHITRRNLELAFPDKSAEEVEAMVVDNFKNTGLALIETGITWFWPTWRFKRLVIAKDIDLLYEYKAKKKGVLLCCVHALNLEITARAFAVLQTGIQGFGVFRPHSNPAYNFIQCWGRTHNSNQLVDRKDLKKMIRVMRQGELLFYLPDHDYGRNKSVFVPFFAVEDACTTTGTSILAYASKCAIVMGSGFRNQDGKYEIIANVSVEENYPQKDEKAAAAYMNKYVEMLIMRAPTQWMWLHKRFKTMQDPNVPKGIRYK; this is translated from the coding sequence ATGAAGCAAGCGACGCAAGACAAGTTCATCAAACCTCAATTTACCCTTTCTTTGTTGCACCCCAAATACTGGTCTGTATGGCTGGGCTTTGGGTCGCTTGCATTCGTGGTAAATGTGCTTCCTTACTCTTTGCTGTTCAGAATAGGGCGTGGTTTGGGATTACTTGGGATGCGTTTTGGCAAAAGCCGCGCGCACATCACTCGACGTAACTTAGAACTGGCTTTTCCAGACAAGAGTGCTGAAGAAGTTGAAGCGATGGTCGTCGATAACTTTAAAAATACTGGGCTGGCATTAATCGAAACGGGTATTACCTGGTTTTGGCCAACTTGGCGTTTTAAACGTTTGGTTATCGCTAAAGATATCGACTTGCTTTATGAGTACAAAGCCAAGAAAAAAGGCGTTTTGCTGTGCTGTGTCCATGCGCTGAACTTAGAAATTACCGCGCGCGCTTTTGCGGTACTGCAAACAGGTATTCAGGGCTTTGGTGTTTTTCGTCCGCACAGTAACCCTGCCTATAACTTTATTCAGTGTTGGGGACGCACCCATAACAGCAACCAGTTGGTTGACCGTAAAGATTTGAAAAAGATGATTCGCGTGATGCGTCAGGGTGAGTTGCTGTTTTACTTACCTGACCATGATTATGGCCGTAACAAATCTGTTTTTGTCCCTTTCTTCGCTGTAGAAGACGCATGTACCACGACGGGAACGAGCATTCTCGCGTACGCCAGTAAATGTGCGATTGTGATGGGTTCTGGCTTCCGCAATCAAGACGGCAAATACGAAATTATTGCTAACGTATCGGTTGAAGAGAATTATCCACAAAAAGACGAGAAAGCAGCAGCGGCTTATATGAATAAGTACGTGGAAATGCTAATTATGCGTGCGCCAACTCAGTGGATGTGGCTACACAAACGTTTTAAGACCATGCAAGATCCGAATGTTCCCAAAGGGATTCGGTATAAGTAA
- the radC gene encoding RadC family protein translates to MKRKFLPNDSMPREKLLARGPQALSDVELLAIVLRTGTQGMNVLELADVLLREFGSLRALFSSSKDQFCRHKGLGEAKYVQLQASLEITQRYLAETLKRGDALTSPQQTQLYLSSVLRDRQREAFYILFLDNQHRVIQDEILFEGTIDAASVYPREVVKRALHYNAAALILAHNHPSGVAEPSQSDRRITNRICDALALVDIRVLDHFVIGDGEIVSFAERGWI, encoded by the coding sequence ATGAAGCGCAAATTCCTTCCCAACGATTCGATGCCACGCGAAAAACTGCTTGCTCGAGGTCCGCAAGCACTGTCTGATGTTGAGTTGCTCGCCATAGTGCTGCGTACAGGTACCCAAGGCATGAATGTGCTGGAACTGGCTGATGTCCTGTTGCGAGAGTTTGGTTCGCTGCGTGCTCTGTTCTCATCATCCAAAGATCAGTTTTGTCGGCATAAAGGGCTCGGAGAGGCTAAATATGTCCAATTACAGGCATCGCTAGAAATTACACAGCGCTATCTGGCTGAAACGCTCAAACGTGGAGATGCGTTAACCAGCCCTCAACAAACGCAGTTGTATCTATCCAGCGTGTTGCGCGACCGACAGAGGGAAGCATTCTATATCCTTTTTCTCGATAATCAGCATCGGGTGATACAGGATGAAATCTTATTTGAAGGCACCATTGATGCTGCGAGTGTTTACCCAAGGGAAGTGGTGAAGCGTGCCCTTCACTATAACGCTGCGGCGCTTATTTTGGCGCATAATCATCCTTCAGGAGTTGCGGAGCCGAGCCAATCAGATAGAAGGATCACAAATAGAATCTGTGATGCTTTAGCTTTAGTCGATATTCGTGTTCTCGACCATTTTGTTATCGGTGACGGAGAAATTGTTTCTTTTGCCGAGCGAGGATGGATTTGA
- a CDS encoding type II toxin-antitoxin system RelE/ParE family toxin — translation MSWRIEFYDGVEQTILSMPPKIQARIIRLLELIEDYGADLGEPHTKAMGEGLFEIRAKAQEGIARGLFCYRDGRNIIILHAFVKKSLKTPNKDIKLAKNRMKEVKYEWITISKK, via the coding sequence ATGAGTTGGAGAATTGAGTTTTATGATGGCGTTGAACAAACAATTTTATCAATGCCTCCTAAAATTCAAGCACGAATAATAAGGTTGCTTGAGCTAATTGAGGATTACGGAGCCGATCTTGGCGAGCCGCATACTAAAGCGATGGGTGAAGGTTTATTTGAGATTCGAGCAAAAGCGCAAGAAGGTATAGCCAGAGGTTTATTTTGCTACCGAGATGGCCGAAATATCATAATTCTTCATGCTTTTGTTAAAAAGAGCCTTAAGACGCCAAATAAAGACATCAAATTGGCCAAAAATCGAATGAAAGAGGTGAAATATGAGTGGATTACAATCTCTAAAAAATAA
- a CDS encoding YrbL family protein: MVQIQIDEKLKIGQGNERMCVIHPEDAAKCIKVNIPGVIHRSQNKIENYYLSSLKRRSVPFTHIAKFYGTVETDQGQGLVFKRIVDFDGTPSIRFDKAIEQQIICSQQAKSLLDELNQYLLEHAIYIGDCNKDQILLQRTESGYLLKVIDGLGSRNYGWKLMLLSNIKWYARKKIKAKWPRILQNYVMQ; encoded by the coding sequence ATGGTACAAATACAAATCGACGAAAAATTAAAAATCGGGCAAGGAAACGAACGTATGTGCGTTATCCATCCTGAAGATGCTGCGAAATGTATTAAGGTTAATATTCCTGGCGTAATTCATCGCAGCCAAAATAAGATAGAAAATTATTATCTATCTAGTCTAAAACGCCGCTCAGTGCCTTTTACTCATATTGCCAAATTCTATGGCACAGTTGAGACAGACCAAGGGCAAGGGCTGGTATTTAAGCGCATCGTTGACTTTGATGGCACCCCATCAATACGCTTTGATAAGGCGATTGAACAGCAGATTATTTGCTCTCAACAAGCCAAATCATTGCTGGACGAATTAAATCAGTACTTACTTGAGCACGCTATATATATTGGTGACTGCAATAAAGACCAAATATTGTTGCAACGCACTGAATCCGGCTATCTACTCAAAGTCATTGATGGGTTAGGTAGCCGAAACTATGGCTGGAAATTAATGCTGCTAAGTAACATTAAATGGTACGCACGTAAAAAGATTAAAGCCAAATGGCCGAGAATCTTGCAAAATTATGTGATGCAATAA
- a CDS encoding methyl-accepting chemotaxis protein, protein MFRTMRSRTKLLLLTVVPLVLITSASSMAYYWIGMNNLQQELSQYREQLVNNRKQELKAYLMMGVTSIKSLYDADNNEENKALAKDILKSMRFESDGYFFAYDSKGVNTLHAMNSSLEGKNLYGLKDENGVAVIAGLIDASKSGDGFLYFSWQKPSLKAQAPKLGYAEYLPKWDWVLGTGIYIDDIDHQLAEHKKQRLAALYDQTYSAVGFSLLGLLITSVIVSLLVARGVAPLQHIVSSLKDVAAGGGDLTARLKVESQDEIGEVAKAFNDFMDKLHPMIADIRRSADEVGSAAQELDKQTTKSSQQMNAHCLETDKVVTAVTEMSATSREVANNTNSTAQAIESANQQIIAAQREVNLAIDGIGALVNEVDLTSDAIEELSQQTSKITQVLKVIGDIADQTNLLALNAAIEAARAGEQGRGFAVVADEVRSLASRTQNSTKEISSMIDALQQGVSKAVTSMNASQERGEKTALESVQIKETLSGISQAVSVIQDMSTQTASAAEQQSAVAEEINQNLVTIQHIVNDLSDNLKYSESISGRLTQAGGKVGSLVGHFKV, encoded by the coding sequence ATGTTTCGAACGATGAGAAGTCGTACCAAGTTGTTGTTATTAACCGTGGTTCCGCTAGTGTTAATCACCAGTGCCAGTTCTATGGCCTACTACTGGATAGGTATGAACAACTTGCAGCAAGAGCTGTCTCAGTACCGCGAGCAGTTAGTCAACAATCGTAAACAAGAGTTAAAAGCCTATTTAATGATGGGCGTAACATCAATCAAGTCCCTTTACGATGCTGATAACAACGAAGAAAATAAAGCATTAGCGAAAGACATTCTAAAGTCGATGCGTTTTGAAAGTGATGGCTATTTCTTTGCCTATGACTCAAAAGGCGTCAACACTCTGCATGCGATGAACTCTTCTCTGGAAGGTAAAAATCTGTACGGTCTGAAAGACGAAAACGGCGTTGCGGTTATCGCTGGGTTGATTGACGCCTCTAAAAGTGGTGATGGGTTCTTATACTTCTCTTGGCAAAAGCCTTCTCTTAAAGCTCAGGCACCGAAACTGGGTTACGCTGAATACCTACCAAAATGGGATTGGGTACTAGGTACCGGTATTTACATCGACGATATAGACCATCAGTTGGCAGAGCACAAAAAACAACGTTTAGCTGCGCTGTATGATCAAACTTACTCAGCGGTGGGCTTTTCTTTACTAGGGCTATTGATCACCAGCGTTATCGTTAGCCTATTGGTGGCTCGTGGTGTGGCGCCATTGCAGCATATCGTTAGCTCGCTAAAAGATGTCGCGGCTGGTGGCGGTGACTTAACTGCACGTTTGAAAGTGGAAAGTCAGGATGAAATCGGTGAAGTGGCAAAAGCCTTTAACGATTTTATGGACAAACTTCATCCGATGATCGCAGACATTCGTCGCTCTGCCGATGAAGTCGGTAGCGCAGCACAAGAGTTGGATAAACAAACCACTAAGTCTAGCCAGCAGATGAATGCTCACTGTCTTGAAACCGATAAAGTGGTTACTGCGGTCACTGAGATGAGTGCGACTTCGCGTGAAGTCGCAAATAACACCAACTCAACCGCACAAGCGATTGAATCGGCAAATCAACAAATTATTGCAGCGCAAAGGGAAGTGAACCTTGCCATCGACGGTATTGGTGCTCTGGTGAATGAGGTTGATCTGACCTCTGATGCTATAGAAGAGTTAAGCCAGCAAACCAGTAAGATCACGCAGGTTCTTAAAGTGATTGGCGACATTGCAGATCAAACCAACCTGCTAGCTCTGAATGCTGCGATAGAAGCGGCGCGAGCTGGCGAACAAGGGCGTGGTTTTGCTGTAGTGGCTGACGAAGTTCGTTCGTTAGCTAGCAGAACTCAAAACAGCACCAAAGAAATCAGCAGCATGATTGACGCGTTGCAGCAAGGTGTAAGCAAAGCCGTGACCAGCATGAATGCCAGCCAAGAACGGGGTGAGAAGACTGCCTTAGAATCTGTGCAAATTAAAGAGACACTGTCAGGCATCTCACAAGCCGTATCTGTTATTCAGGATATGAGTACTCAAACCGCATCAGCAGCGGAGCAACAAAGTGCTGTGGCGGAAGAGATTAATCAAAACCTAGTGACGATTCAGCACATCGTTAATGATCTCAGTGACAACCTAAAATACTCGGAATCGATCAGCGGTCGTTTAACGCAGGCCGGTGGAAAAGTTGGAAGCTTGGTTGGACACTTTAAGGTTTAA
- the coaBC gene encoding bifunctional phosphopantothenoylcysteine decarboxylase/phosphopantothenate--cysteine ligase CoaBC, protein MQSLAGKKILLGISGGIAAYKCAELTRRLIERGAQVQVVMTDAAREFITPLTMQAVSGNPVSYSLLDPSAEASMSHIELAKWADLVLLAPATADLIARMAAGMGNDLLTTLVLATDAPVAVSPAMNQQMYGNPATQENLVTLARRGAMIWGPASGQQACGDVGKGRMLEPMELVHHCETFFGPKPLSTEKTLSTEKPLEGKRVLITAGPTREALDPVRYVSNHSSGKMGYAIADAAAQMGADVTLVSGPVNLATPALVNRINVESALDMHQVVMQHATEHHVFIACAAVADYRPEHVAEQKIKKTGDSDTLTITMVKNPDIVASVAALSNKRPFTVGFAAETQNVEQYARGKLTNKKLDMICANDVSVEGQGFNSDDNALTVFWSQGQQALPLASKTELARSLMLLINDKLK, encoded by the coding sequence ATGCAAAGTTTGGCAGGAAAAAAAATTCTGCTTGGCATCAGTGGCGGCATTGCTGCCTACAAATGCGCAGAATTAACGCGACGTTTAATTGAGCGTGGCGCACAAGTGCAAGTCGTCATGACCGACGCAGCAAGAGAGTTCATTACACCGCTTACCATGCAGGCCGTCTCCGGTAATCCGGTGTCTTATAGCTTGCTTGATCCAAGTGCTGAAGCATCAATGAGTCATATCGAGTTAGCAAAATGGGCTGACTTGGTACTACTTGCGCCAGCAACCGCTGATCTTATTGCTCGCATGGCCGCAGGTATGGGTAATGATTTGTTGACCACGCTAGTGTTGGCAACCGACGCACCTGTTGCGGTTTCTCCTGCGATGAATCAGCAGATGTATGGCAATCCTGCCACTCAAGAAAACCTTGTGACGCTTGCCCGTCGTGGAGCAATGATTTGGGGACCCGCTTCCGGCCAACAAGCGTGTGGCGATGTGGGTAAAGGCCGCATGTTAGAACCGATGGAGCTCGTTCATCACTGCGAGACCTTCTTTGGTCCGAAACCACTATCTACTGAAAAAACACTTTCTACTGAAAAACCATTAGAAGGTAAACGTGTACTTATCACGGCAGGACCAACACGCGAAGCGCTAGATCCGGTACGCTACGTGAGCAATCACAGCTCTGGGAAAATGGGCTATGCCATCGCTGACGCTGCCGCCCAGATGGGTGCGGATGTCACCTTAGTTTCAGGGCCTGTCAATTTGGCAACGCCTGCGCTCGTGAATCGCATTAACGTGGAAAGTGCGCTTGATATGCACCAAGTGGTGATGCAACATGCAACGGAGCATCACGTCTTTATTGCTTGTGCCGCCGTTGCTGATTACCGCCCGGAACACGTAGCCGAGCAGAAAATTAAGAAAACAGGTGATAGCGATACGCTGACCATTACTATGGTGAAAAACCCAGATATCGTCGCTTCAGTGGCTGCATTGAGTAACAAACGCCCATTTACCGTTGGCTTTGCAGCAGAAACGCAAAATGTTGAGCAGTACGCTCGTGGTAAATTAACCAATAAAAAACTAGACATGATTTGCGCCAATGACGTGTCCGTTGAAGGACAAGGTTTTAATAGCGATGACAACGCATTGACCGTCTTTTGGTCGCAAGGACAGCAAGCCTTGCCTTTAGCAAGTAAAACTGAGCTTGCTCGCTCTTTAATGCTACTGATTAACGACAAGCTTAAATAA
- the rpmB gene encoding 50S ribosomal protein L28, with the protein MSRVCQVTGKRPVTGNNRSHAKNATKRRFLPNLQTHRFWVESEKRFVKLRLTAKGMRIIDKKGIDAVLVDIRARGENV; encoded by the coding sequence ATGTCCCGAGTATGCCAAGTAACTGGTAAGCGTCCAGTAACGGGTAACAACCGTTCACACGCAAAAAATGCTACTAAGCGTCGTTTTCTGCCGAACCTACAAACTCATCGTTTCTGGGTAGAGAGCGAAAAACGTTTTGTTAAACTACGTCTAACTGCTAAAGGCATGCGTATCATCGACAAGAAAGGCATCGACGCTGTTCTTGTTGACATTCGTGCACGTGGCGAAAACGTTTAA